The following proteins are encoded in a genomic region of Drosophila willistoni isolate 14030-0811.24 chromosome 3R, UCI_dwil_1.1, whole genome shotgun sequence:
- the LOC6650076 gene encoding HEAT repeat-containing protein 5B isoform X1 — MENLNFARTPQFLRKVIYEARRSFIHSDETVAGGTGAKGRGQNREQEEEGISPYSNEMDAAHTLTLNEEAWKQLPEHKRPVFELEWLRYLEKSLPHIAKHEIKTAQKKLVQQLSERIQGAPGPPMRKLIASALATLFSVGDTFMLFDTVNACNDILKNKDDSPSYLPTKLAAICVLGSMYEKLGRMMGRTYEDTVQILIRTLRNAESQARIEIMHTLEKVNAGMGTAIANVHKDIYKAAKHCLLDRVMAVRVAAARCILKMIYSAPFLYQTELESLGTLCFRAFDGSNYEVRCAVAQLLGTLLAYTQQLAEMASNKKMANQAAAMQAAAAAKGGTLRLVSLDEALGILMSGFLRGGASFLKGTGEIIKGSSGVNREVRVGVTHAYVVFVQFMGSVWLERQLSTFLSHVLDLVANPKAACSHVDAVYSRKCINFILRSTIGKMLGEKAQSAACKELIHLVAKQMNSIDFNPENAKDSNQETLFSQHLLVCALQELSSLLIGLGTTAQNLLGDQSLQAIDATCAVLVHPCAAARLAAAWCLRCCCIAVPSQITTLIDRFIEAIEQMRSSPEAIAGYSCALAAILGSVRYSPLGIPHTKGKVVFNCAEELLRSASQNSRMSLHRTQAGWLLIGSIMTLGSPVVKGLLPRMLLLWRNSFPRSNKELESEKARGDAFTWQVTLEGRAGALSVMHSFLLNCPELVSEDITRRLLTPIESALAMLVNLATVLKSYGTQLKAPAAMVRLRLFETLTLLPANALEASYTHLLRMLVSEFTLSDNAANTTNSLLRTLCHGDDSIILGTWLQETNHRTIEDQMEPNRKVDGEHLQPNSAAGSGALEHDPCCLYRPNWLSSVSSSNQANNSSNIQLINKAAQQCPGPLPLGVAVIDMSVTLYGTIFPKVANKHRLQMLEHFAECIKQAKSSRQEAVQMNIFTALLCALKHLTDSKTSLGQEDVRKSATNLIVSSLTSTNSTIRCAAGEALGRLAQVVGDSHFTAELAQNSFDKLKSARDVVTRTGHSHALGCLHRYVGGMGSSQHLNTSVSILLALAQDSASPVVQVWSLYALAQIADSGGPMFRGYVEPTLTLSLKLLLTVPHAHVDVHQCVGRVVNALITTVGPELQGGGSAVAAMRSSFLCSAALLQSHADPLVQAEAIGCLQQLHLFACKSLQLDTLVPTLVKMLASNYFILRKAAVSCLRQLAHREAREVCELALTIQQEQCPDLVITEFGLPGVLFSMLDTETDPEMLKNLHDTLTSMLQMLAADNLSSWLSLCKKVLTVAVEGSLQTEETIAADAKDAAGQGGAGDDDDDEEEEYADDVTEYRAEENTSTHPAVQPRWPTRVFASQCVRRIISSCESSSPTHFDLVQAKEQQMVKSRGDYLILHLSELIRMSFMAATSDSDQLRLEGLRTLQEIIDRFANVPEPEFPGHLLLEQFQAQVGAALRPAFAPDTPSHVTAAACEVCSAWIGSGVARDISDLRRVHQLLVSSLNKLYTKTNSTQLYNESMATLEKLSILKAWAEVYIVAMLGNGKAPASLLTLQSVQQQSIPALTVLDADTLDAPENRGESLLGLVKPELHNLSSHWLNAMKDHALLLLPAEFQSQLPHDGGAFYTTDTINSSKPHYMTSWPPILYASALWLRDEGFAKDQESSASSASESNNNQITHGSLAADRFHMIFGICMEALCSIRSSDKPKNIVSCLRSLHSIFDSKWARQQLIKDKALTIELCHVLHRQILTRDELLVQLLCVEILKQTIQAAREDLQRRRDDNANEENALDLGEDNTMQPGSSHVYAVLEVCLCLFVRQIPSMNPTKQTTGQLDYAYAKISSQNSFFSVLNDDNGLLVANGLQCVEQLLDLCNSRGAVTILPTILYMTTSIIKEIANKSSIDSSILANTSPVQAALQCLRSVCQHRWSRQSDTSDDWQQLLQSALATIIDLTKTAGDNETERKADEITMLLAISVFILHTPASVVATPSLQYPCINHFRQCLQSEHLPVKLKCIETTRDIFIQAELKTATPYIHALAPRIIESLYAECSKMPTSELELQVTLESIVTVEQLIELAEPQHRNLNLLQDIQMLTLLVPVLIGFLADPTKWRTLPKYQRQLHEQSLQWLLKIGPKYPKEFKALMGQTPELRLKLETAIRNQQQSISIAQKATEAQRTGILAKPQKPTIKLKTDFSNFQ; from the exons AtggaaaacttaaattttgCACGCACACCGCAATTCCTGCGCAAAGTTATCTATGAGGCGAGAAG ATCATTTATACACAGTGACGAGACAGTTGCTGGTGGGACTGGAGCCAAAGGGAGAGGTCAAAACAGGGAACAGGAAGAAGAGGGAATATCACCGTACAGCAACGAAATGGATGCGGCTCACACCTTGACCCTCAACGAGGAGGCATGGAAGCAGCTGCCGGAACACAAACGACCCGTTTTTGAATTGGAATGGTTGCGTTACTTGGAGAAATCGTTGCCCCACATAGCCAAACATGAGATTAAGACGGCGCAAAAGAAACTGGTGCAACAATTGTCCGAACGCATACAGGGTGCTCCAGGGCCGCCTATGCGTAAATTGATTGCCAGTGCATTGGCCACCTTGTTTTCGGTGGGGGATACATTCATGCTCTTCGATACGGTAAACGCTTGCAATGATATACTGAAGAACAAGGACGATTCACCCAGCTATTTGCCCACCAAATT GGCTGCAATTTGTGTTTTGGGTTCAATGTATGAGAAACTGGGCAGAATGATGGGACGCACCTATGAGGACACAGTTCAGATACTCATAAGAACTCTTCGAAATGCGGAATCGCAGGCTCGCATTGAGATCATGCATACCCTGGAGAAGGTAAATGCGGGAATGGGAACAGCCATTGCCAATGTCCATAAGGATATCTATAAGGCGGCAAAGCATTGTCTATTGGATCGTGTCATGGCTGTGCGAGTAGCTGCTGCTCGTTGCATTCTAAAGATGATATATTCGGCCCCATTTCTGTATCAAACTGAGCTGGAAAGCCTTGGCACGCTGTGTTTCCGTGCCTTCGATGGTAGTAATTACGAAGTGCGTTGTGCAGTTGCTCAGCTATTGGGCACTTTGCTAGCCTATACCCAACAGCTGGCGGAGATGGCCAGCAATAAGAAGATGGCAAATCAAGCGGCTGCTAtgcaggcagcagcagctgccaagGGAGGAACTCTTCGCTTGGTATCCCTAGATGAGGCTTTGGGCATACTGATGTCTGGTTTTCTACGCGGAGGAGCTTCATTTTTGAAGGGCACCGGCGAGATAATCAAAGGCAGTTCGGGTGTAAATCGTGAAGTCCGTGTCGGGGTTACCCATGCTTATGTGGTCTTTGTTCAGTTTATGGGCAGTGTGTGGTTGGAACGGCAGCTGAGTACTTTCCTGTCGCATGTCTTGGACTTGGTCGCCAATCCGAAAGCCGCCTGTTCCCATGTGGATGCTGTTTACTCGCGTAAAtgtattaatttcattttacgCTCAACCATTGGCAAAATGCTGGGGGAGAAGGCTCAGAGTGCCGCCTGCAAAGAGCTAATCCACTTGGTGGCCAAACAAATGAATTCCATTGACTTCAATCCGGAGAACGCAAAAGATTCCAATCAAGAGACACTGTTTAGTCAGCATTTACTGGTCTGCGCGTTGCAAGAGTTAAGTTCTCTGTTAATTGGCTTAGGAACAACTGCTCAGAATTTGCTGGGCGATCAATCCCTCCAAGCCATAGACGCCACTTGTGCGGTTCTTGTGCATCCATGTGCTGCAGCTCGTTTGGCCGCAGCTTGGTGCCTGAGATGCTGTTGCATTGCCGTCCCCAGTCAAATTACCACGCTAATTGATCGCTTCATCGAAGCCATCGAACAGATGAGATCCTCGCCAGAGGCTATTGCCGGCTATAGCTGCGCTCTAGCGGCCATTTTGGGTAGCGTACGCTACTCCCCGTTGGGCATTCCACACACCAAGGGCAAGGTAGTCTTTAATTGTGCCGAGGAATTGCTGCGTTCTGCTTCCCAGAATAGCCGCATGTCGCTGCATCGCACCCAGGCGGGTTGGCTGTTGATTGGATCCATCATGACTCTGGGTTCGCCGGTGGTGAAGGGCCTGTTGCCTCGcatgttgctgctgtggcGCAATTCGTTTCCACGCTCGAACAAGGAACTCGAATCGGAGAAGGCTCGCGGTGATGCCTTCACATGGCAGGTTACCTTGGAGGGACGAGCAGGAGCGTTGTCTGTGATGCATAGTTTTCTGCTCAATTGTCCCGAACTAGTCAGCGAGGACATAACCAGGCGTCTGCTTACACCCATTGAGAGCGCTCTGGCAATGTTGGTCAA CTTGGCCACTGTCCTTAAAAGTTATGGCACACAGCTGAAAGCTCCAGCGGCCATGGTGCGTTTACGGCTCTTTGAGACTCTAACTCTGTTGCCGGCTAATGCTCTGGAGGCATCCTACACGCATCTTTTACGTATGCTCGTCTCAGAGTTTACCTTATCGGATAATGCCGCAAATACTACCAACTCTTTGCTGAGGACACTTTGTCATGGAGATGATTCGATTATATTGGGCACCTGGCTACAGGAAACCAATCATCGCACCATTGAGGATCAG ATGGAACCCAATCGTAAAGTCGATGGCGAGCAT CTTCAGCCGAATAGTGCTGCTGGATCAGGAGCTTTGGAACACGATCCATGTTGCTTATACCGTCCCAATTGGTTGTCAAGTGTCTCGAGCAGCAATCAAGCCAACAATTCCAGCAACATACAGCTGATCAATAAGGCAGCCCAACAATGTCCTGGACCACTGCCTCTGGGTGTGGCTGTTATTGATATGTCGGTTACACTTTATGGCACCATATTCCCAAAAGTGGCCAATAAGCATCGTCTGCAGATGTTGGAACACTTTGCCGAATGCATCAAACAGGCAAAGAGTAGCCGCCAGGAAGCGGTTCAGATGAACATCTTTACGGCTCTTCTGTGTGCTCTGAAACATCTCACAGACAGCAAGACAAGCCTGGGACAAGAGGATGTGAGAAAAAGTGCCACCAATTTGATAGTTTCATCGCTGACCAGCACCAATTCCACAATCAGATGTGCTGCTGGTGAAGCTTTGGGCCGTCTGGCTCAGGTGGTCGGGGATTCGCATTTCACAGCCGAATTGGCTCAAAATAGTTTCGACAAATTGAAATCCGCACGAGATGTTGTTACCCGGACGGGGCACTCCCATGCATTGGGTTGTTTGCATCGATATGTCGGTGGCATGGGGTCTTCGCAACATCTAAACACAAGTGTCTCGATACTGCTAGCGTTGGCCCAGGACAGCGCTTCGCCGGTGGTTCAGGTGTGGTCGCTGTATGCCCTAGCACAGATTGCCGACTCTGGAGGACCAATGTTTCGTGGTTATGTGGAGCCTACATTGACATTGTCTCTGAAACTTTTACTCACCGTACCCCATGCTCATGTGGATGTTCATCAGTGTGTGGGTCGTGTGGTGAATGCATTGATCACCACTGTCGGTCCGGAATTGCAAGGCGGAGGGTCTGCTGTGGCTGCAATGCGCAGTTCATTCCTCTGCTCAGCTGCCTTGCTGCAATCTCATGCCGATCCGCTTGTCCAGGCCGAAGCCATTGGTTGTCTGCAGCAGTTGCATTTGTTTGCCTGCAAATCTTTGCAGTTGGATACTCTGGTGCCTACTCTAGTCAAGATGCTGGCCAGCAATTATTTTATACTCCGCAAGGCGGCTGTCTCCTGTCTGCGCCAGTTGGCCCATCGTGAGGCGCGGGAGGTGTGCGAACTGGCATTGACTATACAGCAGGAGCAATGTCCGGATCTGGTGATTACAGAATTTGGTCTGCCCGGGGTGCTCTTTTCCATGTTGGACACGGAAACCGATCCGGAAATGCTGAAGAATCTTCACGATACTCTAACTTCCATGCTGCAGATGCTGGCGGCTGATAATCTCAGTTCCTGGCTAAGTCTCTGCAAGAAAGTTCTCACGGTGGCCGTGGAAGGTAGCCTCCAGACAGAGGAGACAATTGCGGCTGATGCCAAAGATGCTGCGGGTCAAGGTGGTGCCggcgatgacgatgacgatgaggagGAGGAATATGCCGATGATGTCACCGAATATAGAGCCGAGGAGAATACCTCCACACATCCGGCTGTCCAGCCACGTTGGCCCACTCGTGTGTTCGCCTCTCAGTGTGTGAGACGCATTATTTCCAGTTGCGAGTCCTCCAGTCCCACGCATTTTGATCTCGTACAGGCCAAAGAGCAGCAAATGGTCAAGTCAAGGGGTGATTATCTTATACTCCATTTATCCGAACTTATTCGGATGTCATTTATGGCCGCCACATCGGATTCGGATCAACTGCGTCTGGAAGGATTGCGTACCTTGCAGGAGATCATAGATCGCTTTGCCAATGTACCGGAACCAGAGTTTCCTGGACATTTGTTGCTTGAACAGTTTCAGGCCCAAGTGGGGGCTGCACTCCGCCCAGCCTTTGCGCCGGATACTCCATCTCATGTGACGGCGGCTGCTTGTGAGGTCTGCTCTGCCTGGATAGGATCAGGAGTGGCCAGGGATATTAGTGATTTGCGAAGAGTCCATCAATTGCTAGTTAGCTCACTGAACAAATTGTATACCAAAACGAATAGCACACAGTTGTATAATGAATCCATGGCCACTTTGGAGAAGTTAAGCATACTCAAGGCGTGGGCAGAGGTGTATATTGTGGCTATGCTGGGCAATGGCAAAGCCCCCGCCTCCTTGCTGACCCTGCAATCGGTCCAGCAGCAATCGATACCAGCGTTGACTGTTCTCGATGCGGACACACTGGATGCGCCCGAAAATCGAGGTGAAAGCCTGTTGGGTTTGGTCAAGCCGGAACTGCATAACCTCTCCTCTCACTGGCTAAACGCCATGAAGGATCATGCCCTGCTCCTACTGCCTGCTGAATTCCAGTCGCAGTTGCCTCACGATGGCGGCGCTTTCTACACCACGGATACAATCAATTCGTCGAAACCACATTATATGACCAGTTGGCCACCCATTCTTTATGCTTCCGCCCTGTGGCTACGCGACGAGGGTTTCGCCAAGGACCAAGAGTCCTCGGCCAGCTCTGCCTCTGAATCgaataataatcaaataaCGCATGGATCCCTCGCCGCCGATCGTTTCCACATGATCTTTGGCATCTGCATGGAAGCCCTGTGCTCCATTCGCAGTTCGGACAAACCCAAGAATATTGTCAGTTGTTTGCGTTCGTTGCATTCCATTTTCGACTCGAAGTGGGCTCGGCAACAATTGATCAAGGATAAAGCACTAACCATTGAGTTGTGTCACGTGTTGCATCGACAAATCCTCACCAGAGATGAGTTACTTGTCCAACTTTTGTGCGTTGAGATACTAAAGCAAACGATTCAAGCTGCTCGGGAGGATTTACAACGGCGACGCGACGATAACGCCAATGAGGAGAATGCCTTGGACTTGGGCGAGGATAACACAATGCAGCCGGGCAGTTCGCATGTCTATGCAGTGCTTGAGGTCTGTCTGTGCTTGTTTGTCCGGCAAATACCAAGCATGAATCCCACCAAGCAGACGACTGGACAATTGGACTATGCCTATGCCAAAATCAGCTCGCAAAATTCATTCTTTTCAGTTCTGAATGATGACAACGGTCTGCTCGTCGCTAATGGATTGCAGTGTGTTGAACAATTGCTCGATTTGTGCAATTCCCGTGGAGCTGTGACCATTCTACCAACTATCTTGTATATGACCACAAGCATTATCAAAGAGATAGCCAACAAGTCATCGATAGACAGCAGCATTCTGGCCAACACAAGTCCCGTTCAGGCCGCACTTCAATGTCTTCGATCGGTTTGTCAACATCGTTGGTCCCGCCAGAGCGACACTTCTGACGATTGGCAACAATTGCTCCAGAGTGCTTTGGCCACCATTATTGACCTTACCAAAACCGCTGGTGACAATGAAACGGAACGTAAAGCCGATGAGATAACCATGCTGCTGGCCATTTCCGTTTTTATACTGCACACACCCGCCTCGGTGGTGGCCACACCATCTTTGCAATATCCGTGCATCAATCATTTTCGTCAATGTTTGCAATCGGAGCATTTGCCGGTGAAATTGAAATGCATTGAAACGACACGGGACATATTTATCCAGGCGGAACTGAAGACAGCCACGCCCTATATCCATGCTTTGGCCCCACGCATCATTGAATCTCTGTACGCAGAATGCAGCAAGATGCCCACCAGCGAACTGGAATTGCAGGTGACTCTGGAGAGCATAGTGACCGTGGAGCAGCTCATTGAGCTGGCCGAGCCACAGCATC GAAACTTGAACTTGCTACAAG ACATCCAGATGTTGACGTTGCTAGTGCCCGTTCTGATTGGCTTTCTGGCCGATCCAACCAAATGGCGTACTCTACCTAAATACCAACGACAATTGCATGAACAATCCTTGCAATGGCTGCTCAAAATTGGACCTAAATATCCCAAAGAATTCAAGGCTTTGATGGGCCAGACTCCGGAATTGCGTTTAAAGCTGGAGACGGCCATAAGGAATCAACAGCAGTCAATTAGCATTGCTCAGAAGGCAACGGAGGCACAGAGAACTGGTATATTGGCCAAGCCACAGAAACCAACGATAAAACTGAAGACCGATTTTAGTAACTTCCAATAA